In [Leptolyngbya] sp. PCC 7376, a genomic segment contains:
- a CDS encoding site-2 protease family protein has protein sequence MQKTWQVGAVFGIPLFIDRSWFLILLLITSVDANDVAVRAIAGSTWLSWLTGLTMALLLFLSVLLHELGHSLMAQAQGIQVKSITLFLFGGLASIERESKTPLEAFAVAIAGPLVSFIIFGLCSVLLMYTPKMSLIHFFARDISRINLILALFNLVPGLPLDGGQMFKAIIWKLTGDRLKGVRYAATSGKVLGSFGIAVGLLVTLLAGEVMGLWVSLLGWFILRNASAYERFSDLQTILLSLTAHKVMNRDFRVVDAHLTLLAFAEKYILPQMAIAPKKAIFASSEGRYRGLIRPDALQSIERSRWNTLELKDIAIALDQIESVSESSSLVQVICKLETLNDNFITVLSPAGAVAGIVDRAQIILAIAHEYGLEMSSDEIKKMRNERIYPKGFPVVEIAAQLQEDN, from the coding sequence ATGCAGAAGACTTGGCAGGTAGGGGCTGTATTTGGTATCCCGCTTTTTATTGATCGTTCTTGGTTTTTGATACTCCTTTTGATTACGAGTGTCGATGCTAATGACGTAGCGGTCAGGGCGATCGCCGGGTCAACGTGGCTATCATGGCTAACGGGATTAACGATGGCTTTGCTCTTATTTTTATCAGTGTTGCTCCATGAGCTAGGCCATAGTTTAATGGCGCAAGCCCAGGGCATTCAGGTGAAATCGATCACCTTATTTTTGTTTGGTGGGTTGGCTTCGATCGAACGGGAATCAAAAACGCCGCTTGAGGCTTTCGCGGTGGCGATCGCCGGGCCACTAGTCAGTTTCATTATTTTCGGACTATGCAGTGTTCTACTGATGTATACGCCGAAGATGAGTCTGATTCATTTCTTTGCGCGGGATATTTCCCGCATTAATTTAATTTTGGCGCTCTTCAATTTGGTGCCTGGGCTACCACTCGATGGTGGTCAAATGTTTAAAGCAATTATCTGGAAATTAACAGGCGATCGCCTCAAGGGTGTTCGTTATGCCGCGACAAGTGGCAAGGTTCTGGGAAGTTTTGGTATTGCAGTGGGGCTCTTAGTAACTCTATTGGCTGGCGAAGTGATGGGGCTATGGGTCTCATTACTCGGCTGGTTTATTCTGCGGAATGCCAGTGCTTATGAGCGATTCTCTGATCTACAAACCATTCTATTGTCCCTGACAGCCCACAAGGTCATGAATCGCGATTTTCGGGTTGTAGATGCCCATTTAACATTGCTGGCTTTTGCTGAAAAATATATTTTGCCCCAGATGGCGATCGCCCCGAAAAAAGCAATTTTTGCGAGTTCAGAAGGACGTTATCGCGGCTTAATCCGACCAGACGCATTGCAAAGTATTGAACGAAGCCGTTGGAATACTTTGGAGCTAAAAGATATTGCGATCGCTCTCGACCAGATTGAATCGGTTTCGGAGAGCTCGAGTTTAGTACAGGTGATTTGTAAATTAGAGACACTCAACGACAACTTTATTACCGTTTTATCACCTGCTGGTGCTGTGGCGGGGATCGTGGATCGGGCGCAAATCATTCTGGCGATCGCCCATGAATATGGCCTTGAGATGTCCTCCGATGAAATCAAAAAAATGCGTAATGAGCGGATTTATCCAAAAGGATTTCCCGTCGTCGAAATTGCGGCACAGCTTCAGGAAGATAATTAA
- a CDS encoding HU family DNA-binding protein produces MNKGELVDLVASKASISKKQADAVVSATVEAIMEAVANGDKVTLVGFGSFEPRQRKAREGRNPKTNEKMQIPATVVPAFSAGKQFKEMVAPKKK; encoded by the coding sequence ATGAATAAGGGCGAATTAGTCGATTTGGTCGCATCTAAGGCAAGTATCAGCAAAAAGCAAGCGGATGCTGTTGTTAGTGCTACCGTAGAAGCCATCATGGAAGCTGTCGCTAATGGTGACAAAGTTACCCTTGTTGGTTTTGGTTCTTTCGAGCCTCGTCAACGCAAAGCAAGAGAAGGCCGTAACCCTAAGACAAACGAGAAGATGCAGATCCCTGCAACTGTTGTACCTGCATTTTCTGCTGGTAAACAGTTCAAGGAAATGGTCGCTCCTAAGAAAAAATAG
- a CDS encoding AI-2E family transporter: MSERKVTVSLSTLLLIVGSVLLLFLLWQLRSLLVVLMIAVVIAATLAPVIRTAESFKVPRWLAVIGVYLGLISIFISFVVLMGPTLADQLQKLARKLPLYLEILGVLAQSLLVRLGMTEPDLLDKLSQLFDLQSLTAWAFRSSQEVLIRSYGITRGVIGGILSLVLAFFLSAYMLSGSDKLLKGFTSIFPEPWDKQLLAQAEPMSERMGGYIQGRFLVSGILGVVITIGLRLLGISDLALGLGVIAGGTNLIPFFGPVIGAVPALIVAIAQGGWTFLWVFLLFLFIQNLESYVLDPLLVGSSVKVNPLYQLLAVLGGAQVLGILGAVIVPPWVAGAAVLLDNLYLKQKADTPLKIASPFNKLTSQKN; the protein is encoded by the coding sequence ATGTCTGAGCGGAAAGTTACCGTTTCTCTGTCGACCTTATTGCTGATTGTTGGTTCAGTGCTGCTACTGTTTTTACTCTGGCAGCTACGAAGCCTATTGGTCGTATTGATGATTGCTGTAGTGATTGCTGCGACCCTTGCGCCAGTCATTCGCACCGCCGAATCTTTTAAAGTTCCTCGTTGGTTAGCTGTCATCGGTGTTTATCTCGGATTAATTTCTATTTTTATCAGTTTTGTTGTTTTGATGGGGCCAACCTTAGCCGACCAACTTCAAAAACTGGCTCGCAAACTACCGCTCTATCTCGAAATCCTCGGCGTCTTAGCACAGTCACTCCTTGTGCGATTGGGAATGACAGAACCAGATTTACTCGATAAACTCAGCCAACTTTTTGATCTCCAATCCTTAACAGCTTGGGCATTTCGTTCATCGCAGGAAGTCCTAATTCGTTCCTATGGCATCACACGCGGAGTAATCGGTGGAATCCTTAGTTTAGTATTGGCGTTCTTTCTCTCTGCCTATATGCTTTCAGGCTCAGACAAACTCCTCAAAGGATTTACTAGCATCTTTCCAGAACCCTGGGACAAACAATTACTGGCACAAGCTGAGCCTATGAGCGAACGGATGGGTGGTTATATCCAAGGCCGATTTTTGGTATCAGGAATTTTAGGTGTTGTAATTACGATTGGATTACGTTTACTCGGCATCTCAGATCTTGCTCTCGGTCTTGGGGTAATTGCAGGTGGTACAAATCTCATTCCGTTTTTTGGCCCAGTAATTGGTGCTGTGCCGGCTCTAATCGTGGCGATCGCCCAAGGTGGTTGGACATTCCTCTGGGTCTTTCTGCTTTTCCTCTTCATCCAAAATCTAGAAAGCTATGTCCTAGATCCATTACTGGTTGGCTCCTCCGTCAAAGTTAACCCTCTATACCAATTGTTAGCCGTATTGGGGGGTGCCCAAGTCCTTGGCATTTTAGGCGCTGTTATTGTGCCCCCTTGGGTTGCTGGAGCTGCTGTTCTACTTGACAACCTCTATCTCAAACAAAAAGCTGACACCCCTTTAAAAATTGCATCTCCCTTCAATAAGCTCACATCCCAGAAAAACTAG
- a CDS encoding amino acid permease, which translates to MTNAKEKKSGLGMFGGVYTPSILTILGVIMYLRFGWVVGNAGLLGTLAIVTLANVITFLTALSICAIATDKVVRVGGAYYMISRSLGLETGGAVGIPLYFAQAFSVALYTIGFAESVVRVFPNLSQLYVALIVTVLVGILAITSASIAIKAQYFIMAAIALSLISFFFGKPMAEAGDIAMWGSTAETPIPFWTVFAVFFPAVTGIMSGVNMSGDLKDPIKSIPFGTLAAVATGYLIYMIIPLFLFQRGNTASLINDPLVMQKISLWAPAILLGVWGATLSSAIGSILGAPRVLQALARDGVLPSWLGFLGSGSGRDDEPRIGTIVTLGVAIAAVCIGDLNLIAPVLTMFFLTTYFVLNVSAGIETFLQSPSFRPTFRVHWALSLLGALGCLGVMFLINAIATIVAALIVLCIYIWLQRRELETAWGDVRRGLWMALISKAIYQVLGTDDSKNWRPHILVLSGTPRKRWSLIELADTFSHNRALMTVASILPAGSRDAGQQVKLETTIRDYISKRGIRALVRVSTAEEPFTGAMNLIETYGLGDLIPNTILLGASESPERLEPYCNLIKNIHIAERNVVIFRENPELVFGKRRRIDIWWGGVQTNGGLMLMLAYLLRTDIEWRNAQIYLKLVVHDEAGAQAARQNLEDLITTSRIKAEPIVIVAGDRPFDQILHESSTHADLVFLGMARPTEHPDFFHYYTTLQERMQRLPSTVFVLAAPNYAFAEVIGSNRNST; encoded by the coding sequence ATGACTAATGCCAAGGAAAAAAAATCCGGTTTAGGGATGTTTGGAGGGGTGTATACCCCTTCTATTTTGACTATTTTGGGGGTCATTATGTACCTCCGATTTGGTTGGGTGGTGGGAAATGCGGGTCTGTTAGGCACGCTGGCAATTGTCACCCTCGCCAATGTCATCACCTTCCTGACAGCTCTCTCAATCTGTGCGATCGCCACGGATAAAGTGGTACGGGTGGGGGGCGCTTATTACATGATTAGTCGTTCCCTTGGCCTCGAAACGGGTGGAGCTGTCGGCATTCCGTTATATTTTGCCCAAGCATTTTCTGTAGCCCTCTACACCATCGGTTTCGCGGAGAGTGTGGTGCGGGTCTTCCCCAATCTCAGTCAGCTTTATGTCGCATTAATTGTGACAGTCTTAGTGGGAATTCTGGCAATCACTTCTGCCAGCATTGCGATTAAAGCGCAGTATTTCATCATGGCGGCGATCGCCCTATCGCTCATTTCTTTTTTCTTTGGCAAACCAATGGCTGAGGCTGGAGATATTGCCATGTGGGGATCAACGGCAGAAACACCGATTCCCTTTTGGACAGTATTTGCAGTCTTTTTTCCGGCAGTAACAGGCATTATGTCCGGCGTGAATATGTCCGGCGATCTAAAAGACCCAATAAAATCAATCCCCTTTGGCACATTGGCGGCCGTCGCAACAGGCTATTTGATCTATATGATCATTCCCCTATTTCTTTTTCAACGGGGAAACACAGCCAGTCTGATCAATGATCCACTCGTCATGCAAAAAATTTCTCTCTGGGCACCGGCTATTTTGCTGGGGGTCTGGGGCGCAACCCTCAGTAGTGCAATTGGTAGTATTCTCGGCGCACCTAGGGTACTACAAGCTTTGGCAAGGGATGGCGTACTTCCCAGTTGGTTAGGATTTCTCGGGTCGGGTAGTGGTCGTGATGATGAGCCACGCATTGGCACCATTGTCACTCTCGGGGTGGCGATCGCCGCCGTTTGTATTGGGGATTTAAACCTGATTGCTCCAGTCTTAACGATGTTCTTTTTGACGACTTATTTCGTCCTCAATGTCTCCGCCGGGATCGAAACCTTTTTGCAAAGTCCTTCCTTCCGACCAACCTTCCGAGTCCACTGGGCATTATCCCTACTCGGCGCATTAGGTTGTCTCGGCGTCATGTTTCTGATTAATGCGATCGCCACAATCGTTGCGGCCTTAATCGTCCTTTGCATCTATATTTGGTTACAACGCCGCGAACTCGAAACTGCATGGGGAGATGTGCGACGTGGATTATGGATGGCGCTGATCAGTAAAGCAATCTACCAAGTGCTTGGCACAGACGACAGTAAAAATTGGCGACCTCATATCCTTGTTTTATCTGGAACGCCCCGCAAACGTTGGTCATTGATCGAACTCGCCGATACCTTTAGCCATAACCGCGCTTTAATGACCGTTGCCAGTATTTTGCCAGCAGGCTCTCGCGATGCCGGACAACAAGTCAAACTCGAAACCACCATTCGCGACTACATCAGCAAGCGAGGTATTCGAGCATTAGTGCGGGTGAGTACAGCAGAAGAGCCCTTTACTGGAGCAATGAATCTCATTGAAACCTATGGCCTTGGCGATCTGATTCCCAATACAATTTTGCTCGGAGCCAGTGAGTCTCCAGAACGATTAGAACCCTATTGCAATCTCATCAAAAATATCCACATTGCCGAACGGAATGTTGTCATTTTCAGGGAAAATCCTGAGCTTGTTTTTGGAAAACGACGACGCATCGATATTTGGTGGGGTGGTGTCCAGACCAATGGTGGTTTGATGTTGATGCTGGCCTACCTTTTGCGTACCGATATTGAATGGCGCAATGCTCAGATCTATCTCAAGCTCGTTGTCCATGACGAAGCTGGTGCCCAGGCAGCAAGGCAAAACCTAGAAGATTTAATCACAACGTCCCGTATCAAAGCAGAACCCATTGTCATCGTTGCGGGCGATCGCCCCTTCGATCAGATTCTGCATGAATCCTCTACCCATGCCGATTTAGTTTTTCTTGGCATGGCACGTCCCACCGAACATCCTGACTTTTTCCATTACTACACCACCCTGCAAGAACGGATGCAACGTTTACCCAGTACCGTTTTTGTCCTCGCTGCTCCGAATTATGCTTTTGCGGAAGTGATTGGCTCTAATCGAAATAGCACCTAA
- a CDS encoding ATP-binding protein has translation MNIRPFSLGDWLAIKAVDPLSKKVRLPKFLIWAVWSICLIPSLLNLLGVSFASEQLPYQPEQFTAQTPIDVLYFTLTGSFTHTILEWSAVCAAIFTVILAFIHFRLQRDVTTPVIGVALLCSGVMDAFHTLAASRLVEAVADNQDLIPFTWAICRMANILLTLLGVSIFLILKPEKWQRSIYIILGISVLFCVLSYGVIDLAATSQHLPKTTYPDALFTRPWDVVPLYLFLFAGVFIYPRFYQQYPSIFSHSLIISTIPNTMTQLHMSFGSTALFDNHFNIAHFLKIITYVVPLAGLICDYYWTYKEVDSVNRDLNLRIQAQEETAAALLDSENLLLTKNQELEDAFSSLQETQTQLIQTEKMSSLGQMVAGIAHEINNPVNFIHGNLTHIRQNFDDLMELIDLYNDEYPQEDGEIAELIEDIELDFLKKDMPKILSSMKLGSNRIREMVLSLRNFSRLDEADIKQIDLVEGIESTLIILNSRIKNKIQVLKRYEDLPLINCYPAQLNQVWMNLISNAIDAMDSVLEENPDFQPQLTIATQILNDEYICVAIADNGIGFNNSTQQKIFDPFFTTKPIGQGTGLGLSIVYQIVEKHDGQIKLESKPNQGTTFQVILPTNLIDVT, from the coding sequence ATGAACATTCGCCCCTTTTCCCTAGGTGATTGGCTCGCGATTAAAGCAGTCGATCCCTTGAGCAAAAAAGTTAGACTCCCAAAATTTCTTATTTGGGCGGTTTGGAGTATCTGTCTAATACCCTCCCTTCTCAACCTATTGGGCGTTAGCTTTGCCTCCGAGCAACTGCCCTATCAACCCGAGCAATTTACAGCACAAACTCCGATTGACGTGCTGTACTTTACCCTTACCGGAAGTTTCACCCACACCATCCTCGAATGGAGTGCCGTTTGCGCCGCAATATTTACCGTCATCCTCGCCTTTATCCATTTTCGACTCCAGAGAGACGTCACCACCCCAGTAATTGGTGTTGCACTGCTTTGCTCTGGTGTGATGGACGCTTTCCATACCCTTGCAGCAAGTCGCCTCGTTGAAGCAGTTGCCGATAACCAAGACTTGATTCCTTTCACCTGGGCAATTTGTCGGATGGCAAATATCCTACTAACTTTGCTGGGTGTCAGTATTTTCCTAATCTTAAAGCCAGAAAAATGGCAACGCAGTATTTATATAATTTTAGGAATTAGTGTCTTATTTTGTGTGCTTTCCTATGGTGTAATCGACCTCGCCGCAACGAGTCAACATTTACCAAAAACGACTTATCCTGATGCGCTGTTTACTAGGCCTTGGGATGTCGTCCCTCTATACCTATTTCTGTTTGCTGGGGTTTTTATTTACCCTCGTTTTTACCAACAATATCCCAGTATTTTCTCCCACTCCCTGATCATTAGTACGATTCCCAACACAATGACGCAATTGCATATGTCATTTGGGTCTACAGCACTATTTGATAATCATTTTAATATCGCCCACTTCCTCAAAATCATTACTTATGTTGTGCCTCTCGCTGGTCTAATTTGTGATTATTATTGGACTTACAAAGAAGTTGATTCCGTCAATCGCGACCTAAATCTTAGAATACAAGCCCAAGAAGAAACTGCTGCGGCTCTACTGGATTCAGAAAATTTACTCCTCACAAAAAATCAAGAATTAGAAGACGCATTTTCCTCGTTGCAAGAAACCCAAACGCAATTAATCCAAACGGAAAAAATGTCTTCCTTAGGGCAAATGGTGGCTGGAATTGCCCATGAGATTAATAATCCGGTGAATTTTATTCATGGCAATTTAACCCATATACGACAGAATTTTGATGATTTGATGGAATTAATCGATCTCTACAATGATGAATATCCCCAAGAGGATGGAGAGATTGCCGAGCTGATCGAAGACATCGAATTAGATTTTTTGAAGAAGGATATGCCGAAGATCCTCAGCTCGATGAAACTAGGTTCAAATCGCATTCGAGAAATGGTTTTATCGTTACGTAATTTTTCGCGATTGGATGAAGCGGATATCAAACAGATTGATCTTGTTGAAGGTATAGAAAGCACTCTGATCATTCTCAATAGCCGAATAAAAAATAAAATCCAGGTACTCAAGCGGTACGAAGACCTACCACTAATTAATTGCTATCCAGCACAGTTAAATCAGGTTTGGATGAATTTGATTAGTAATGCCATTGATGCAATGGACAGTGTGCTGGAGGAAAATCCAGATTTTCAACCGCAACTAACGATCGCCACACAGATTTTGAATGATGAGTACATTTGCGTGGCGATCGCCGACAACGGTATCGGGTTTAATAACTCGACCCAACAGAAAATTTTTGATCCCTTTTTCACAACAAAACCGATTGGCCAAGGTACAGGATTAGGCTTATCGATTGTGTATCAGATTGTGGAAAAACATGATGGACAAATCAAGCTAGAATCCAAGCCAAATCAAGGCACAACCTTCCAAGTTATTTTGCCGACGAACCTAATCGATGTGACTTAG
- a CDS encoding glycoside hydrolase family 10 protein, with the protein MGWQRLFKVNSFFLASLGICGITQGAIAQTWSETDIFPTNTYGTDFRLPERYQPIPQEYIRLGKQLEAMKYRWQSSQLTAQSQQSSAQSSADFQKSNTVTQQDFLNKVQRRIDAYYYFLEAREFSLAAAEATDIGQMIGAAYQNNAPTESAEIRAVWLDRGTIVDAQNEAGLAKVFDRFATAGINVVFMETVNASYPIFPSKVAPAQNPALNGWDALASGIKLAHARGMELHAWTWIFAAANQRHNEIMGQPRYYLGPVLSQNPDWGAGDRRGDPFQYRSRKAFFDPANPEVQKYLLDLLTEIATDYDVDGIQLDYIRYPFHEVIRNEAYGFGEAAREQFRMKGYRDPTYLRIGDRHWQEWQDFRIEQVDQFVAKASQTLKQKRPDLTLSAAIFAIPRAQRLEQIQQNWEAWIENDYLDMLVPMTYAETSPDLAALTENLLTSFPNRSTLLLPSIRLLDLDSGLALDQRQLLRQLPTVGNSFFAASDLNRDLVTKLGTTPAILPHREPLEAIAQRFQTLQQEWFISFTETPWQPTADTFLDNLQQTQRSFNQKNVLLTQSYWADFKVAFKPHLETYAKQNPYQAEVWQHRLDSIDQLLNYGDRQLSATN; encoded by the coding sequence ATGGGCTGGCAACGGTTGTTTAAGGTAAATAGTTTTTTTCTCGCCTCGCTGGGCATTTGTGGGATAACGCAAGGGGCGATCGCCCAAACATGGTCAGAAACGGACATTTTTCCGACGAACACCTATGGCACTGATTTCCGTTTACCCGAGCGCTATCAGCCCATTCCTCAAGAATATATTCGTCTAGGGAAACAGCTCGAAGCGATGAAATACCGTTGGCAGAGCAGCCAGCTCACCGCCCAGAGCCAACAATCATCAGCCCAAAGCAGTGCCGATTTCCAGAAGAGTAATACTGTCACACAACAGGATTTTCTCAACAAAGTTCAGCGCAGAATTGATGCCTATTACTATTTTCTAGAGGCGAGGGAATTTTCCCTAGCAGCAGCAGAAGCAACCGATATTGGTCAGATGATTGGGGCGGCTTATCAAAATAATGCTCCTACCGAATCTGCTGAAATTAGAGCGGTTTGGTTAGATCGTGGCACCATTGTCGATGCTCAAAATGAAGCAGGTTTAGCGAAGGTTTTTGATCGGTTTGCAACGGCGGGCATCAATGTGGTGTTTATGGAGACGGTCAATGCAAGCTATCCGATTTTTCCGAGTAAGGTCGCACCAGCACAAAATCCAGCTCTGAATGGTTGGGATGCCCTCGCCAGTGGGATTAAGCTTGCCCATGCCCGGGGGATGGAATTACACGCTTGGACTTGGATTTTTGCGGCGGCAAACCAACGCCATAACGAAATCATGGGACAGCCTCGATATTATTTGGGGCCTGTTTTAAGTCAAAATCCAGACTGGGGGGCAGGCGATCGCCGGGGAGACCCGTTCCAATACCGCAGTCGCAAAGCCTTTTTTGATCCAGCCAATCCCGAAGTCCAAAAATATCTGCTCGATTTGCTCACAGAAATTGCCACAGACTACGACGTTGATGGCATTCAACTCGACTATATTCGCTACCCTTTCCATGAAGTGATTCGCAACGAAGCCTATGGTTTTGGGGAAGCCGCCCGCGAGCAGTTTCGGATGAAAGGCTACCGTGATCCCACTTATCTGCGCATCGGCGATCGCCACTGGCAGGAATGGCAAGACTTTCGGATCGAACAAGTGGATCAATTTGTCGCCAAAGCCAGCCAAACCCTTAAACAAAAACGACCAGATTTAACCCTTTCCGCCGCCATCTTCGCCATTCCTCGCGCTCAACGCCTCGAACAAATTCAACAAAATTGGGAAGCTTGGATCGAGAATGATTATCTCGATATGTTGGTGCCGATGACCTATGCCGAGACATCCCCTGACCTAGCGGCTCTCACCGAAAATCTCCTGACATCTTTCCCCAATCGCAGTACATTGCTGTTACCGAGTATCCGACTACTGGATTTGGACTCTGGCCTAGCTCTCGACCAACGCCAACTCCTGCGGCAGCTACCCACTGTTGGCAATTCGTTTTTTGCGGCCTCAGATCTAAATCGAGATTTGGTGACAAAACTGGGGACAACTCCCGCAATTTTGCCCCACCGCGAACCGCTAGAGGCGATCGCTCAACGCTTCCAAACCTTGCAACAAGAATGGTTCATCAGCTTTACCGAGACTCCATGGCAACCCACCGCAGATACTTTTCTCGACAATTTGCAACAAACCCAACGCAGCTTCAATCAAAAAAACGTATTATTAACACAAAGCTACTGGGCAGACTTTAAAGTTGCCTTTAAGCCCCATCTAGAAACCTACGCCAAACAAAACCCCTACCAAGCCGAAGTTTGGCAACATCGCCTCGACAGCATCGACCAGCTTCTAAACTACGGCGATCGCCAATTATCTGCCACCAACTAA
- a CDS encoding AarF/ABC1/UbiB kinase family protein, whose product MVFSLTKSSSRQREIIEVVLGNGWDFMKSLLTGGKADKPQIPPPEVFRNILVELGPFYVKLGQLLSTRPDLLPPKYIETLTDLQAKVPTVPWFEIEQTISQELGKPLSEVFQEINPNPVAAGSIAQIHRAVLRNGKAVALKVQRPGIDQIVSQDTVLITGIAELAALTEIGQDYDVVALAKDFTKAVNAELDFRTEAGYTDQLRRNLSKSRWFDQQQLAIPEINWDLTTRKLLVMEWLDGKPLLEGDVPSKKQRQAITTILFRAFFQQIFVDGFFHADPHPGNIFYLDNGRVALIDCGMVGRLDPRTQKLLTEMLLAIVDIDAQSCAQLTLELSEDSTNVNLARLEANYDKLLRKYYDRSLTQLNFSEVFYEILQVARNNKVKLPGNLGLYAKSLANLEGVARNFNPEVNLLDEIKPLITDIFRRQLIGDTPFQTMFRTVLDLKTFSLRSPRQIDVILDRLSSETLQWNLKVQDLDGLRRSIDDSANRLSFSVVVGSLIMGAAIVSTSPNRQVLILNDILFTFATLLGLWLIISILRSGRLK is encoded by the coding sequence ATGGTTTTTTCCCTTACCAAAAGCAGTTCCCGCCAACGAGAGATTATTGAAGTTGTCCTCGGTAATGGTTGGGACTTTATGAAAAGCTTGCTTACTGGCGGCAAAGCAGATAAACCTCAGATCCCTCCCCCAGAAGTTTTTCGGAATATCCTCGTCGAACTGGGCCCGTTTTACGTCAAACTCGGTCAACTCCTGAGCACTCGTCCCGACCTGCTACCACCAAAATATATTGAAACTCTGACTGACCTGCAGGCAAAAGTCCCGACTGTACCCTGGTTCGAAATTGAGCAAACCATTAGCCAAGAATTAGGGAAGCCCCTCAGCGAAGTCTTTCAGGAAATTAATCCCAACCCAGTTGCCGCTGGTTCTATTGCCCAAATTCATCGTGCTGTCCTCAGAAATGGCAAAGCTGTCGCTCTCAAGGTCCAACGTCCCGGCATTGATCAAATCGTTTCGCAAGACACTGTCCTTATTACAGGTATCGCTGAACTAGCTGCCCTTACAGAAATCGGCCAAGACTATGATGTGGTTGCTTTAGCTAAAGATTTCACGAAAGCTGTTAATGCCGAATTAGACTTTCGAACTGAGGCAGGCTATACCGATCAGCTACGTCGAAATTTGTCCAAAAGTCGTTGGTTTGATCAGCAGCAGCTGGCAATCCCTGAAATTAATTGGGATTTAACGACCCGCAAACTCCTGGTGATGGAATGGCTCGACGGTAAACCTTTACTGGAAGGAGACGTGCCGTCGAAAAAACAACGACAAGCAATCACCACGATTCTGTTTCGTGCCTTTTTTCAACAAATTTTTGTGGATGGTTTTTTCCATGCGGATCCCCATCCCGGCAATATTTTTTACCTAGATAATGGTCGCGTTGCCCTCATCGATTGTGGCATGGTGGGACGTTTGGATCCCCGCACCCAAAAGCTGCTTACGGAAATGTTGTTGGCGATCGTTGATATTGATGCCCAGAGCTGTGCACAACTGACTTTGGAGCTGTCAGAAGACTCTACTAATGTGAACCTTGCTCGCCTCGAAGCCAACTATGACAAGCTTTTGCGGAAATATTATGACCGCAGTTTAACGCAGCTTAATTTTAGTGAGGTCTTTTATGAAATTCTTCAAGTTGCTCGAAATAATAAAGTAAAGCTTCCCGGTAATTTGGGTCTTTATGCCAAGAGTCTCGCAAACTTAGAAGGGGTTGCGCGTAATTTCAATCCAGAGGTGAATCTACTCGATGAGATTAAGCCACTGATCACTGATATTTTCCGGCGTCAGCTAATCGGAGATACGCCGTTTCAAACGATGTTCCGCACTGTGCTCGATCTGAAAACATTTTCGCTGCGATCGCCCCGCCAGATTGATGTCATTCTAGACCGCCTCAGTTCAGAGACATTGCAGTGGAACCTAAAGGTACAAGACCTTGATGGTTTGCGACGTAGCATCGATGATTCAGCGAATCGCTTGTCATTTAGTGTGGTGGTGGGTTCATTGATTATGGGGGCGGCGATCGTTAGTACCTCTCCAAATCGCCAAGTGCTGATTTTGAATGATATTTTGTTTACCTTTGCAACCCTGCTGGGACTCTGGTTGATTATTAGTATCTTGCGGTCAGGACGATTAAAATAG
- the cysE gene encoding serine O-acetyltransferase, whose protein sequence is MLSTLLADFRIIFERDPAARNWLEVLFCYPGLQALLFHRVSHALFKSGLPFFPRFLSHIARFLTGIEIHPGAQIGHGVFIDHGMGVVIGETAIIGDYCLIYQGVTLGGTGKESGKRHPTLGENVVVGGGAKVLGNIEIGNNVRIGAGSVVLRNVPSDCTVVGIPGRIVYRSGAKVSPLEHGRLPDSEATVIRALVDRIEALEEQLQEIDEKSSSDRVTVNVVTPSGEVDRTQSCRIANKEIQQYLDGSGI, encoded by the coding sequence ATGCTCTCCACTCTCCTTGCTGATTTTCGCATTATTTTTGAGAGAGATCCCGCTGCCCGTAACTGGCTTGAGGTCTTATTTTGCTACCCAGGTCTACAGGCACTTTTATTTCATCGCGTTTCCCACGCACTTTTTAAGTCAGGTCTCCCATTTTTCCCTCGGTTTTTATCTCACATTGCACGATTTTTAACTGGGATTGAGATTCACCCCGGCGCTCAGATTGGTCATGGTGTGTTTATTGACCACGGTATGGGAGTGGTCATTGGCGAAACAGCAATTATTGGTGATTACTGTTTGATTTATCAGGGCGTTACTCTCGGTGGTACAGGTAAAGAGAGCGGTAAACGTCACCCCACTCTTGGCGAAAATGTCGTTGTTGGCGGCGGCGCAAAAGTACTCGGTAATATTGAAATTGGCAATAATGTGCGGATTGGCGCAGGCTCAGTAGTGCTGCGTAACGTACCTTCTGATTGTACTGTTGTTGGGATTCCCGGACGGATTGTCTATCGTTCTGGCGCGAAAGTTAGTCCCCTCGAACATGGCCGTTTACCCGACTCGGAAGCAACAGTCATTCGGGCATTGGTCGATCGTATTGAAGCGCTTGAAGAACAGTTACAAGAAATAGACGAGAAATCTTCTTCTGATCGAGTGACAGTGAATGTTGTTACTCCTTCTGGTGAAGTTGATCGGACTCAATCTTGTCGCATCGCAAATAAAGAGATTCAACAATATTTAGATGGTTCTGGTATCTGA